The Acidobacteriota bacterium nucleotide sequence CGAGCTGATTCATGTGAAGCGCAGGGACAACCTCGCCGTGCTGCTCCAGAAAGCCATCTTTTCCTTGCTGTGGTTTTATCCCCCGGTATGGCTGATCGACAGAAAATTGTTCGAGGAGCGGGAGCGGGCCTGCGATGAAGAAGTCTTGCGGATCAGGCAATCCCCGGAGACCTACATCTCTGGAATTCTGAAGGTGGTCAGAGCCTGTGTGGAGCAGCGGCTGGTGGGCACCTCTTCCATTGGCGGTTCAGACCTCAAAAGACGGATGGTCCATCTCCTCTCGACCGGGCTGCCACGCAAGCTCGGCGTCCTGGAATTCACCCTGATTATTGGATTTGTGGCGGGTTTGTCCATCTTCTCCGTGGGCACAGGCTTGGTGAACCGTGATGCCTACGCTGCCTGGAGCGCGCCAACCAGCCGGAACCCTGTGGACCGAAAACCCGGGGTGATCCAGGGACAGGTGCTTACTGAAGCCGATGGCAATCCGTTGGCCAATGCCACCCTCTCGCTCCGGTCGAAGACCGCACACCCCTACGACCCACCCCGAACCGCCCGGACCGACATCCAGGGGGAATATATATTCAGAGATCTTAACCCTGGTCAGTACACACTGAGGGCAACCCGCCACGGCTACATTCCCCGCAATTACGGCCAGAAGACCGGCTATAGCTTCAGAAGAGACAGTGTCGGGACAGCTCTGACCGTCGGTCCCGGACAGGTCCTCGAGAACATTGACTTCCATCTCATCCGAGGCGGTGTGGTTGCGGGGAGGGTGGTGGACCAGGACAGGGAACCTGTGGAGCGGGTTGCCGTCCGTTTGAGGGTTTATCGGAGCCTGGGAGGCGAGGGCCGCCTGCTGCCCTACAGACAGGACGAGACCGACGACCGGGGGCACTTCCGCATCTTCGGTGTCCCCCCTGGCAACTACTATCTGCGCGTGTCCCCTCGTCCCTTGTTTGGAGACTCGGAAAGACCGATGCGGTCCTTCGCGCCGACCTACTACCCCGGAGTCCTGAGCGTGGAGGACGCGGCCACCATCAAGATGACTGCAGGAGAAGAAATGGGAGGCTTCAAGATCACCGTGATAGAGGGGGCCAGTTACAGCGTCAGCGGCCGGGTGCTGACGCCGGAGGGCAAGCCGGCTCACTCCGTGTGGATCATGTCCATGAAGCAATCGGGCAAGGAACTCCCCACCGGAATGGGACCGAACACGAACACGGACCTGCAGGGCGAATTCAAGGTTTCGGGTCTTCTTCCGGGAGGATATCGTCTCTACGCCCGTTCGGGCGGCGGTGAGAATGAACGGTTGGCCACTGCGAACGTCGAGGTTGTGGACCAGGACCTGAGCGGCTTGACTCTGATGCTTGCCAAGGGTGCAGACATCACCGGCAGGATCCTGGTGGAAGGTGAAGCGTCCACCCTGGATTGGCGCCGGATCTCGTTGCACATGTTGCCATCGAAGGACAATCTGAATCGACTGTCCTTCGGTGGCACTAGAGCCTCAATCGAAAAGGATCTCACCTTCAAGATTGCGAACCATCCCGAGGGTCCCTATCACCTGATGGTCATGCTCCCGCCGGGCAATCACTATGTCTCTTCCATCCGTGTCGGCGGCCAGGACCTCACGGATCGTCCGATAGAGCTGAAAAACAATGACCGGCTGGATGGAATGGAGATTCACGTTTCCTCCCAGGGTGCTCGGATCAGTGGTCATGTTCAACAGGCGGAAGAGGAGGAAATGGCTGAAGGGGCAACCGTCTTGGTCTTCGCCGACGATCCCCGGCAAAGGGATTTTTCCTCCCGCTTCACCCGGGCAACTCAGACGGACCAGAGTGGACATTATTCCTTGGAAGGACTGGTCCCGGGAAAATACCTGCTGTGCGCTCTGGTCGATCACCAGAGCGGTAATGAGAAGGACCCCGATTACCTGAGAAGCCTGGTAAAGGACTCGGAGCCCATCGACCTGTCAGCCGGTCAGACTGCGCAGGAATCCCTGGCGACGGTGCCGGCGCCGCTGATGAACTGACCGATTTTGCTGCAGGGCTTGCGTGGTGACGGGTCTTGCCGCCGTGGCTCGCATTCGGCGATACTTCAAGGACCGATCCCGTTTAGCGGCCATTGATGCCGGCACCATGGGCCCGAGATGTCTGACGATTTTCACGTTCTGCCCACTCCTAAACTGAAGCAAGCCGCTAAAGATTGTCCGCTGCTTGAAGGCAATAGCGAAGCCTGGATTGTCTGCTGCTCCCGCCGCTTCTTTCCTCTCGCCAGGCGGGTCGCCGGCGACGACGATCTGGTGCATGATGTCCTGCAGACCAGTTGGATCAAGATCCTTCAATCCCTCAATCATGCCTCCTTCAACGGACCGAAGGCCTGTCCGTGGGTGCATCGGATCGTTACCAACACGGCCAAGGACTTGCATGGGAAACAGGTCCGCCGCCGCGAAGATCCACTTCAAGACCACAGAACCCCGACCCAGGACCCTGAAGCTCTTGCCCAGGAAAGAGAACTGTTGATGCTACTCAGGGAAATGATCGATCTGCTGCCGGGAACCTACCGCCAGGTCATCAAGCTGCGTCTCTACCAGGGGTTCTCCAACAAGCAGATCTCACGACGCCTTCACGTATCTCGCGGCAATGTCGCCGTCCGCATGAATCGTGCCATCACTCTGCTCAAGCGCCGCATCGATGCCCGGGCGCGATCATTGTCGAAAGAAGGCTCCTAGCAGTCTTGAACAACCCCTTCCAAGAAAATTGTAATCGATCGCCGTTTCGACTGTTTATGGGAGTATAGGCGCCAAAAATCGGGCCTGGAGGCAAGTCCAAGCAGCAAACGTCGGGGAATCACTCAGCCTGGCAGCCTTAGCGGGAGAAAGCGAGGTGTTGCATGAAAATCACGACCAACCGAAGCACTTGCAGAGCGAGGTCGAAACTTCTCCTCGCTATTGTGCTCGTTCTGGCCGGGTCTCGCCCCGGGTTAGCCGAAAACCAGGAGATTGCAAAGTTGCGCCGGGCTGCTGAACAAGGAGATGCCAGCGCACAATTCAGGCTGGGCCGCATGTACGCCAGGGGCGAGGGGGTGGCGGAAAACCTCGTGGAAGCCGCCACCTGGACACGCCAGGCCGCTGAACAAGGGCTTCCCAAGGCTCAGCTTTATCTCGGCCATATGCACCACGTGGGCGACGGAGTGCCGGAGGACTACCGAGCGGCGGCGAAGTGGTACCGGAAAGCTGCCGATCAGGGGAACCCCGAGGCCCAAGCCGCCCTGGGGCGCATGTACTTCCTTGGCAAGGGGGTGCCGAAGGACGACCGGAAGGGAGTGAAGTGGACCCGCCAAGCCGCTGAACGCAGACACGCCAGGGCTCAAACAACCTTGGGCTTCATGTACCGCCATGGAAGAAAGGTGCTGGAGAATCACCAAGAGGCGGTGAAGTGGTATCGGCTGGCCGCCGATCAGGGCCATGCCAGCGCGCAATTCACGCTGGGCGACATGTACGCCAAGGGCGAGGGAGTGCCGGAGGACTATGTACAAGCCTATACTTGGTTCATTCTTGCCGCTGCCCAGGGTGAAGAGAGAGCATTCAAGTTGAAGGACGAGCTCAGACTGACCATGACCTCCGAGCAAGTAGCCGAGGCGCAGAAACTTGCCTCCGAGCTCCAGGAGCGCATCGAACTTTCAAACAACCGTTAGACCAAGTTGGGATTAAGGACATAGGCAAGCTCGCCGAGTCGAAGGAATCCTACCCAATGTGCGATTGAGGGCCAAACGAGCAAAGACCCAGACCCTCTACTTCTCCAAGACCCAGCGCACCGCTCCCATGTGGTAGCGCCGGTGCTGGGGGATCCGGTTGCTGTAGTAGGCGGTCAGCAGGGTTCCATCCGCCATCTGGACGGTCGAGGGGTATCCTCCGTCGGTGGTTTCTTCAAGGTTGACGATGCGGGTGGGACGACTCCAGGTTTGGCCTTCGTCCTCACTGGTACGGTAGCCGATGCCGTGGTGCCCTTTCTCCCGAATCCCATAGGTCAGCAGGACGCGACCATCGGCCATCCGCAGCAGGTGGGCCGGATGGTGCCCGGGAAGGGTCAGGAGTTCCGACTTGGCCCAGTGCTTCCCCTCGTCTTCCGAGACGAAAAGCGCCAGATGGCCGTCGGCGTGACTCCGGGAGGCGGCCAGCCAGCGATCGGGGCGCAGCAGCAACAGGGCCGTCTCGTTGTAGTCATGGGGCGCCAGCTTGACGGCTTCGCCCCAACTGCGTCCATCGTCCCGACTGAACAACAGGTAGGCGTTAGCCGTCCCCGGGATTTCGTGGTAGAAGCTGGCCGCCAGCATTTTGCCTTCGCCCTGAACGATGTCTCCGAAGGGAATCAGGAAATCCACTTCCTGCGGCAACTGCACCGAGGAGGATCGACTCCAGCTCCTGCCGCCGTCCGATGATCGCGCCACCAGAGTGGGCAGAATCTTTTCCCGGAAATCACGACCACCCCATCCCGAGGCCAGCACCACCAGGGATCCGTCATGGGCCAATCCGGCCGCCACGTTCATCCGATTGCTCTTCCCCTCGTGAACTGCCGGGCTGCCCCGTTTTTCCCAAAGACGGCCGTCCGGGCTATACCAGCACTCCACGTCACCGACGTCCAATCCGTGATAGGGCCGGTTGAAGATGGTCGCCACCACGCTTCCGTCCGGCATCAGTGTCAGGTTGGGCCAGGCGCAGACATTGTCGATGGCCACGTATCGTTCGGCCCCCTGGTGGAAGACGCCCAGCAGCAACCAGACGAGACCGCCGGCCAACGCAATGCCGGCGCGGCCCGTCCAGGGCCCTCCGGATCCGAGCAGGGGCTTCCCGGTGCGGGCCGGCCTTGCCGCCTGGGACCCTGTCTCTCTGGAAACGACTTGGCAGGATTGGTTCCGAACGAACGGGCCGCGCCGCGTTCGGCGATTCAAGACCCGGTTCCCGAGACCGCCCGGCTTCCCCGTATCAATGCTATTGGTGTTCATTGGTGTCCATTCGTGGTTCGTCTTCTTATGGAACCTTTCGCGAAATTCGTAGCGGGACAGGTCATCTTGCCGGCAAACCTGAGGTTCTGCCTTTTTCAATATTGGGTGCGACTTGGTCAAGAATGCTGTCTAACCACAAAAAGCACAAAAGTCACAAGTTGTGTTTTTGTGCCTTTTGTGGCTATTCCCGGCAGACGTCCCGCTGCCGGATTTTGCAAGAGGCTCTATGGTAATCCTATTTTTCAAGACAGGATACTAGGGTTGCACCGCTGCGGCGGTGCCACCCCGCAGACGGCTGAGAAGTCCCGAGTACCGGCGCTCCTGCTTGTTGTTTCTGACCGCCGCCTGCAGCGCCCGGGCCTGCCCGATGACCACCACCAGCTTTTTCCCCCGAGTGATCCCGGTGTAGATGAGGTTGCGTTGGAGCAGCAGATACTGCTGCATGGCCAGGGGAATGACCACCACCGGAAATTCCGACCCCTGACTCTTGTGAACCGAGATGGCATACCCGGGAGCCAGCTGGTCCAGCTCGTTGAAGTCGTAGATCACTTTCTGACTCTCGAATCGGATGGCCACGCCCTTGTCCAGCGGGTCGACCATTTCTATCCGCCCCATGTCGCCGTTGAAGACATTCTTGTCATAGTTGTTTTCCATCTGAATGACCTTGTCCCCGACTCGAAATTTCCATCCGAACTTCTCGACCTCCTCCCGTCCCGGCCGAGCCGGGTTGAGGAGTTCCTGCAGCCTCCGGTTCACCTCCCGGGCCCCCAGCGACCCGCGATGCATGGGACACAGCACCTGGACGTCGCGGATGGAGTCGACGCCCATCCGCCTGGGGATCCTCTCCTGGATCAACCTCGACATCAGGCCTGCGATCTGCTCCGGATCATCTTTCTCCAGGAAGTAGAAGTCCGAGTCGGGAGCAGTTCCCGAGACCGGGGCCGGAGCCTTGCCGCTATTGACCTCATGGGCGGTGGTAATGATGCGGCTGTCCCTGGACTGACGAAAGACCTCCTTCAACCGGACCACCGGCACCACCCCGCTGGCGATCACATGTTGCAGCACCATCCCCGGCCCCACCGAGGGAAGCTGGTCCACGTCTCCAACCAGAATCAGGGAGCCTCCGGGAGGATGAGCGGCCAGCAGATGGCTCATGAGCGGGACATCCAGCATGGAACACTCGTCCACCACCATGAGGTCGCACTGCAGGGGATTGCGCCGGTTCCTGGCGAATCGACCGGTAGCCGGAATGACCTCCAGCATGCGATGGATAGTCTTGGCTTCCAGCCCGGTGGCCTGGGAGAGCCGCTTGGCCGCCCGGCCCGTGGGAGCGCACAACAGACATTTCACTTTCTTGGCTCTGAGGATCATCAGGATCGAGTTCATCAGAGTGGTCTTGCCCACTCCAGGGCCCCCCGTGATCACCAGGACCCGGTGACTCAGGGCTTGAACCAGAGCCTCTCGCTGACTTTCCGCCAGGACCTTGCCCGAGCGCTGCTGGCACCAGGCAATGGCTTTTTCCAGGTCGATCGCCGGATAGTCGGCCCGAGCCCGGGCCAACTGGCCGATCCTGGCCGCTATGACACTCTCGGCGCTCGCCAGGTGCGGCAAAAAGATCAGGTCTTCCCCTTCCAGACTTTCCCTCAGCAGTTGTCCCTGCGCAATCATCCAGGCCAGGGCCTCTTCCACGATGGTTTCAGGGATTTCGAGGACCTTCATCGCTTCCTGGTGGAGCTGGGAGGCAGGTAGCGCGCAGTTTCCGGCCTGGGTGGCTTCCAGCAGAACATGGTTGAGTCCGGCCCGCGCCCGCAGAGCCGAATCCCGCGAGATCCCGACATTAGCGGCAATCTGGTCGGCCGTCTTGAACCCGATTCCCGTGATGTCCTGGCTCAACCTGTAGGGATTCTCCCGGACCTGGGCCACCGCATTGGACCCGTA carries:
- a CDS encoding carboxypeptidase regulatory-like domain-containing protein, translated to MNIHSWLSEWSSWLWPNVAVHLWETALFVGLLALGVQFLGRAPASTRYRFWLLATVKLLVPSVLLVWLVSEIPGEAPALTSPPLEQSAHGAPASDPGRPVYEILQPILLSPPPAAQPVSAVAHNELYCTLTLTWLVGFLFFVVRWVRGSLSLAWTVRISDGLVSSRETEILNRVRSRLQLTQEVDILVSANVTEAGLLGIWRPTVLLPEGVASRLSDEELEAVILHELIHVKRRDNLAVLLQKAIFSLLWFYPPVWLIDRKLFEERERACDEEVLRIRQSPETYISGILKVVRACVEQRLVGTSSIGGSDLKRRMVHLLSTGLPRKLGVLEFTLIIGFVAGLSIFSVGTGLVNRDAYAAWSAPTSRNPVDRKPGVIQGQVLTEADGNPLANATLSLRSKTAHPYDPPRTARTDIQGEYIFRDLNPGQYTLRATRHGYIPRNYGQKTGYSFRRDSVGTALTVGPGQVLENIDFHLIRGGVVAGRVVDQDREPVERVAVRLRVYRSLGGEGRLLPYRQDETDDRGHFRIFGVPPGNYYLRVSPRPLFGDSERPMRSFAPTYYPGVLSVEDAATIKMTAGEEMGGFKITVIEGASYSVSGRVLTPEGKPAHSVWIMSMKQSGKELPTGMGPNTNTDLQGEFKVSGLLPGGYRLYARSGGGENERLATANVEVVDQDLSGLTLMLAKGADITGRILVEGEASTLDWRRISLHMLPSKDNLNRLSFGGTRASIEKDLTFKIANHPEGPYHLMVMLPPGNHYVSSIRVGGQDLTDRPIELKNNDRLDGMEIHVSSQGARISGHVQQAEEEEMAEGATVLVFADDPRQRDFSSRFTRATQTDQSGHYSLEGLVPGKYLLCALVDHQSGNEKDPDYLRSLVKDSEPIDLSAGQTAQESLATVPAPLMN
- a CDS encoding RNA polymerase sigma factor; translated protein: MSDDFHVLPTPKLKQAAKDCPLLEGNSEAWIVCCSRRFFPLARRVAGDDDLVHDVLQTSWIKILQSLNHASFNGPKACPWVHRIVTNTAKDLHGKQVRRREDPLQDHRTPTQDPEALAQERELLMLLREMIDLLPGTYRQVIKLRLYQGFSNKQISRRLHVSRGNVAVRMNRAITLLKRRIDARARSLSKEGS
- a CDS encoding sialidase family protein; this translates as MNTNSIDTGKPGGLGNRVLNRRTRRGPFVRNQSCQVVSRETGSQAARPARTGKPLLGSGGPWTGRAGIALAGGLVWLLLGVFHQGAERYVAIDNVCAWPNLTLMPDGSVVATIFNRPYHGLDVGDVECWYSPDGRLWEKRGSPAVHEGKSNRMNVAAGLAHDGSLVVLASGWGGRDFREKILPTLVARSSDGGRSWSRSSSVQLPQEVDFLIPFGDIVQGEGKMLAASFYHEIPGTANAYLLFSRDDGRSWGEAVKLAPHDYNETALLLLRPDRWLAASRSHADGHLALFVSEDEGKHWAKSELLTLPGHHPAHLLRMADGRVLLTYGIREKGHHGIGYRTSEDEGQTWSRPTRIVNLEETTDGGYPSTVQMADGTLLTAYYSNRIPQHRRYHMGAVRWVLEK
- a CDS encoding tetratricopeptide repeat protein, which codes for MRRAAEQGDASAQFRLGRMYARGEGVAENLVEAATWTRQAAEQGLPKAQLYLGHMHHVGDGVPEDYRAAAKWYRKAADQGNPEAQAALGRMYFLGKGVPKDDRKGVKWTRQAAERRHARAQTTLGFMYRHGRKVLENHQEAVKWYRLAADQGHASAQFTLGDMYAKGEGVPEDYVQAYTWFILAAAQGEERAFKLKDELRLTMTSEQVAEAQKLASELQERIELSNNR
- a CDS encoding ATP-dependent RecD-like DNA helicase, whose translation is MPFSPSGNKGLSGPADLRPSVSERLEGSIERVTFFSEENGFCVLQVKVKGQRDLATVVGSAPIVNSGEWLSAEGSWVIDKNHGRQFKAGQLRCIPPTTAEGIEKYLASGMVRGIGPVYARKLVQKFGEEIFEIIEEHPACLEAVEGIGPGRRKRITQAWSDQKAIREIMLFLHSHGVGTRRAARIYRTYGSNAVAQVRENPYRLSQDITGIGFKTADQIAANVGISRDSALRARAGLNHVLLEATQAGNCALPASQLHQEAMKVLEIPETIVEEALAWMIAQGQLLRESLEGEDLIFLPHLASAESVIAARIGQLARARADYPAIDLEKAIAWCQQRSGKVLAESQREALVQALSHRVLVITGGPGVGKTTLMNSILMILRAKKVKCLLCAPTGRAAKRLSQATGLEAKTIHRMLEVIPATGRFARNRRNPLQCDLMVVDECSMLDVPLMSHLLAAHPPGGSLILVGDVDQLPSVGPGMVLQHVIASGVVPVVRLKEVFRQSRDSRIITTAHEVNSGKAPAPVSGTAPDSDFYFLEKDDPEQIAGLMSRLIQERIPRRMGVDSIRDVQVLCPMHRGSLGAREVNRRLQELLNPARPGREEVEKFGWKFRVGDKVIQMENNYDKNVFNGDMGRIEMVDPLDKGVAIRFESQKVIYDFNELDQLAPGYAISVHKSQGSEFPVVVIPLAMQQYLLLQRNLIYTGITRGKKLVVVIGQARALQAAVRNNKQERRYSGLLSRLRGGTAAAVQP